In Leptolyngbya sp. CCY15150, one DNA window encodes the following:
- a CDS encoding shikimate dehydrogenase: MTQICGTTQLLGVIGHPIAHTLSPAMHNAAIAHLGLDYVYLPFAIAPERLAVAIAGFEAMGVQGFNVTIPHKQAIMPLLTTVTADARAVGAVNTVCRTADGWLGTNTDVLGFMAPLRERSPVSASETVVILGNGGAARAVVAGCDQLGYRQICVVGRSADKRREFMESWRSVPLTSRLSVHSWDDLPQLLPSATLVVNSTPLGMHPQEDRSPLSRTDLQQLPAGAIVYDLIYTPNPTRLLSEARELGAIALDGLEMLVQQGAAALELWIGQRAPVDVMRRTLKDALGLP, from the coding sequence ATGACTCAGATTTGTGGTACGACTCAACTGCTGGGTGTGATTGGCCATCCCATTGCCCATACCTTGTCTCCAGCGATGCACAATGCAGCGATCGCTCACCTAGGGCTGGATTATGTCTATCTACCCTTTGCCATTGCGCCGGAGCGGTTGGCGGTGGCGATCGCTGGCTTTGAGGCGATGGGGGTGCAAGGGTTCAATGTCACCATCCCCCACAAGCAGGCGATTATGCCGTTGCTGACCACCGTGACGGCTGATGCGCGGGCGGTGGGCGCTGTGAATACGGTGTGCCGCACAGCAGACGGTTGGCTGGGCACCAATACGGATGTGTTGGGCTTCATGGCTCCCCTGCGAGAGCGATCGCCGGTGAGTGCTTCAGAAACGGTTGTCATCCTGGGTAACGGCGGCGCGGCGCGGGCGGTGGTGGCCGGCTGTGACCAGTTGGGCTATCGCCAGATTTGCGTCGTGGGACGCAGTGCCGACAAGCGTCGAGAGTTCATGGAGAGTTGGCGATCGGTGCCCCTCACGTCCCGGCTTTCTGTGCATTCCTGGGACGATCTGCCCCAGCTTTTACCCTCTGCCACCCTGGTGGTCAATTCCACGCCCTTGGGCATGCATCCCCAAGAAGATCGCTCTCCCCTCAGCCGGACGGATCTGCAGCAACTACCGGCTGGAGCCATTGTGTATGACCTGATCTACACTCCCAATCCCACCCGGTTGCTCTCAGAAGCGCGGGAGTTAGGGGCGATCGCTCTAGATGGCTTAGAAATGCTGGTGCAGCAGGGGGCGGCTGCTTTGGAACTATGGATTGGTCAACGGGCTCCGGTGGACGTTATGCGACGGACGTTGAAGGATGCTTTAGGATTACCTTAA
- a CDS encoding pentapeptide repeat-containing protein, producing MADPTCLDVIQRGTQVWNEFRKTYKGKPDLSNANLSLRNLAGINLSGMNLIGANLIGTDLSGADLSGAYLIRARLIGADLVGTTLIKAMLRGADLAEATCCMANFSRADLMDAMLAGTHLNQSYLIEANLNNANLYRADVSQANLVGANLNRASLVHADCTHANLSRANLREVIGVRTTFDWADFSGADLRGADITGASLVGTQMKEANLTGVILPTPIVLAS from the coding sequence ATGGCAGACCCTACTTGTCTTGATGTGATCCAACGCGGTACTCAGGTTTGGAATGAATTTCGCAAAACCTATAAGGGTAAGCCAGATTTAAGTAATGCCAACTTGAGTCTTCGCAACCTAGCGGGCATCAACTTATCTGGCATGAATCTGATTGGTGCTAATTTGATTGGTACTGATTTAAGCGGCGCAGACTTGAGCGGTGCCTATTTGATTCGTGCGCGGCTGATAGGTGCTGATTTGGTGGGCACAACGCTGATTAAGGCGATGTTGCGGGGAGCAGACTTAGCTGAGGCGACCTGCTGTATGGCCAACTTCAGCCGAGCTGATTTAATGGATGCCATGCTGGCCGGAACCCATCTTAACCAGAGTTACTTGATTGAAGCTAACTTAAACAATGCTAATCTGTATCGAGCGGATGTCAGCCAGGCTAACTTAGTTGGCGCGAATCTAAATCGCGCTAGTTTAGTTCATGCTGACTGCACCCATGCCAACTTGAGCCGCGCTAACCTTAGAGAGGTGATTGGGGTGCGAACCACGTTTGACTGGGCAGATTTCTCGGGTGCAGATTTGCGCGGGGCTGATATCACCGGCGCTAGTTTGGTGGGCACCCAAATGAAAGAGGCAAATCTCACCGGCGTGATCTTGCCAACGCCTATTGTGCTGGCCAGCTAA
- a CDS encoding MFS transporter, with protein sequence MSAFSQLDPLLRRNLLILFTAGLLFWAGLASLLPTLPLYIEDIGGDRHQVGIVMGAFAIGLLASRPSLARLADARGRKVVLLIGMAAIAFAPLGYLATGSIPLLIVIRAFHGLSIAAFALAYSALVVDFSPPHQRGELIGYMSLVNPMGLAIGPALGGYLQEWLNYDAVFIMSFAMGIVGLICTAYVQDAPHLVSPTAAIAAQAAERKKAAFWRLLVSDRVRVPALIMLMVGLAFGTLSTFAPLYVREVGISVNVGLFYTAAAIASFSIRLISGPGSDRYGRGVFITLSVVLYTASMLMLWQTQNDTMFLMAAVLQGAGSGTLIPMVAALMADRSYADERGRIFGVCMTGFDLGIALAGPFLGAIADQTGITALFGLCGGMTFVGLLVFLLFSSKDVAHSLRFATGRERDMYAVD encoded by the coding sequence TTGAGTGCTTTTTCCCAACTTGACCCGTTGTTACGACGCAACCTGCTGATTTTATTTACAGCAGGTCTTTTATTTTGGGCTGGTCTGGCTTCCTTGTTGCCCACTCTGCCGCTTTATATCGAGGATATTGGCGGCGATCGCCATCAGGTGGGCATTGTCATGGGAGCCTTTGCCATTGGCTTATTGGCCTCGCGTCCTAGCTTGGCCCGCTTGGCCGATGCCCGTGGTCGTAAGGTGGTGCTGCTCATTGGCATGGCAGCGATCGCCTTTGCGCCCTTGGGATATTTGGCCACTGGATCGATTCCCCTATTGATTGTGATTCGTGCCTTTCATGGGTTGAGCATTGCTGCCTTTGCCCTGGCCTATAGCGCCCTCGTGGTTGACTTTTCCCCACCCCATCAGCGGGGAGAACTTATTGGCTATATGAGTTTGGTGAATCCCATGGGTTTGGCGATCGGGCCGGCCCTAGGGGGCTATTTACAGGAGTGGCTCAATTACGACGCCGTGTTCATCATGTCGTTTGCCATGGGAATAGTGGGTCTGATCTGTACGGCCTATGTGCAAGATGCGCCCCATCTGGTATCGCCTACGGCGGCGATCGCTGCCCAGGCGGCGGAGCGGAAAAAGGCTGCGTTTTGGCGGCTGTTGGTGAGCGATCGGGTGCGGGTGCCCGCGTTGATCATGCTGATGGTGGGGCTAGCCTTTGGCACCCTCAGCACCTTTGCGCCGCTCTACGTGAGAGAGGTGGGCATTTCGGTGAATGTGGGGTTGTTCTACACGGCGGCGGCGATCGCGAGTTTTTCCATTCGCTTGATCTCCGGGCCCGGCTCCGATCGCTATGGACGGGGGGTGTTCATTACCCTCAGCGTGGTTCTCTACACAGCGTCGATGCTGATGCTCTGGCAGACCCAAAATGACACGATGTTTTTGATGGCTGCGGTGCTGCAGGGGGCCGGGTCGGGAACCTTGATTCCCATGGTGGCGGCGCTGATGGCCGATCGCTCCTATGCGGATGAACGGGGACGTATTTTTGGTGTTTGTATGACAGGGTTTGACCTAGGGATTGCCCTCGCTGGGCCGTTTCTAGGGGCGATCGCTGATCAGACGGGCATTACGGCCCTGTTTGGTCTCTGTGGTGGTATGACCTTTGTGGGTCTTCTGGTATTTCTCCTGTTTTCTAGCAAAGATGTGGCCCATTCCCTACGCTTTGCCACCGGACGAGAACGGGATATGTATGCGGTGGACTAG
- a CDS encoding lipid-A-disaccharide synthase, producing MDPPGQLVDILILSNGPGEVATWVRPVVQALRQAWGGDRSTLRLSVILSPCANASGREAAIVQSYPEVDRVQGATDFFPFLLWGKTAENWDWRDRGVVVFLGGDQIFPVIIGRRLGYKTLIYGEWDTRWHGWIDRFAVMKADLCQRAPVRHRPKFTVVGDLMAEAGAVPALETLDTEHIGLLPGSKPAKLAQGVPLCLAIAQQIHRQRPHARFILPVAPTLDLETLAHFADPAQNAIAAIFQFTGATLHSGDPPYLETRDGLRITLIRSFPAYETLAQCQLCLTTIGANTAELGALTIPMIVMLPTQQLDAMRAWDGIPGLLANLPGVGSLMAKLINGWFLRKPRLLAWPNIWAGKEIVPELVGSLEPQQVAKVALSYLNDPQQLTHMRQQLRAARGKPGAAAAIAHLTLDLLENPLPTSS from the coding sequence ATGGACCCACCCGGCCAACTGGTCGATATCCTGATTCTGTCCAACGGCCCGGGCGAAGTGGCCACCTGGGTGCGGCCGGTGGTGCAAGCTCTCCGCCAGGCTTGGGGGGGCGATCGCTCCACCCTGCGCCTGTCCGTCATCCTCTCGCCCTGTGCCAATGCCAGCGGACGAGAAGCCGCTATTGTTCAGAGCTATCCAGAGGTGGATCGGGTGCAGGGAGCAACGGACTTTTTTCCGTTTTTACTTTGGGGTAAGACGGCAGAGAACTGGGACTGGCGCGATCGCGGCGTAGTGGTCTTTCTGGGTGGCGATCAGATTTTTCCGGTGATCATCGGTCGCCGTCTTGGCTACAAAACCTTGATCTATGGTGAATGGGACACCCGTTGGCATGGCTGGATCGATCGCTTTGCCGTCATGAAAGCAGATTTGTGCCAGCGTGCTCCCGTACGCCATCGCCCTAAATTCACCGTAGTGGGAGACCTAATGGCGGAAGCTGGGGCGGTGCCAGCGTTAGAAACACTTGATACAGAGCACATTGGTTTATTACCCGGCTCCAAACCCGCCAAGCTAGCCCAGGGCGTACCCCTCTGTTTAGCGATCGCCCAACAGATTCACCGCCAGCGCCCCCATGCCCGCTTCATCCTGCCGGTTGCGCCTACGTTGGATCTGGAGACCCTAGCCCACTTTGCCGACCCAGCCCAGAATGCGATCGCCGCGATCTTCCAGTTCACCGGCGCGACCCTGCACTCTGGTGATCCGCCCTATTTAGAAACTCGGGATGGCCTGCGAATCACCCTCATCCGCAGCTTTCCCGCCTATGAAACCCTCGCCCAATGCCAGCTTTGCCTAACCACTATTGGAGCCAATACCGCCGAATTGGGAGCCCTCACCATCCCCATGATCGTCATGCTTCCCACCCAGCAGTTAGACGCCATGCGTGCCTGGGACGGCATTCCGGGGCTATTGGCTAACCTACCCGGCGTCGGCAGCCTCATGGCCAAGCTGATCAACGGCTGGTTTCTCCGCAAGCCGCGCCTGTTGGCCTGGCCCAACATCTGGGCCGGCAAGGAAATTGTTCCAGAACTCGTTGGCAGCCTAGAGCCCCAGCAGGTAGCCAAGGTGGCGTTGTCGTATCTCAATGATCCCCAGCAGTTGACCCACATGCGCCAGCAACTACGAGCAGCTCGGGGTAAACCGGGAGCCGCCGCTGCGATCGCTCACCTCACCCTAGACTTGCTTGAGAACCCATTGCCAACGTCATCTTGA
- the prfC gene encoding peptide chain release factor 3, whose translation MSTELQGELQSAVETRRNFAIISHPDAGKTTLTEKLLLYGGAIHEAGAVKAKRSQRQATSDWMEMEQQRGISITSTVMQFEYDGFWINLLDTPGHQDFSEDTYRTLAAADNAVMLEDAAKGLEPQTRKLFEVCRMRSLPIFTFFNKLDRPSRDPLELMDEIEQELGLKTYAVNWPIGTGDRFKGVFDRRKRQIHLFQRTVHGSFQAQDTVVELGDPRIEDLLEPDLYYQLKEELDVLEEVGDDLDLDLVHQGKMTPVFFGSAMTNFGVKLFLESFLDYALKPGSRRSNQGEIAPTHPDFSGFVFKLQANMDPKHRDRIAFIRVCSGKFEKDMIVSHARSGKNVRLSHPQKLFGQGRESLEEAYPGDVIGLNNPGVFAIGDTIYLGKKLEYEGIPCFSPELFAYLKNPNPSKFKQFRKGVKELREEGAVQIMYSADDAKRDPILAAVGQLQFEVVQFRLQNEYGVETRLEPLPFSVARWVGGGWEVLDKIGRLFNTVTVKDSWGRPVLLFRNEWNCRQVEGEHPSLDLRSIAPVVSGQEPEDL comes from the coding sequence ATGTCCACAGAACTTCAGGGCGAGTTGCAATCGGCGGTGGAAACCCGTCGCAACTTTGCCATCATTTCCCACCCGGATGCGGGTAAAACCACCCTGACTGAAAAGCTGCTGCTCTACGGAGGGGCTATTCATGAAGCGGGTGCCGTGAAGGCCAAGCGATCGCAGCGCCAAGCCACCTCCGACTGGATGGAAATGGAGCAGCAGCGTGGTATTTCCATCACCTCCACCGTGATGCAGTTTGAGTACGATGGCTTTTGGATTAACCTGCTAGATACGCCGGGGCACCAAGACTTTAGTGAAGATACCTATCGCACCCTAGCGGCGGCCGATAATGCCGTCATGCTGGAAGATGCAGCTAAGGGGTTAGAGCCGCAAACCCGTAAGCTATTTGAAGTCTGTCGGATGCGATCGCTGCCGATTTTTACCTTCTTCAACAAGCTGGATCGCCCGTCTCGTGATCCGCTGGAGTTGATGGATGAAATTGAACAGGAGCTAGGCTTGAAAACCTATGCGGTGAATTGGCCCATTGGTACGGGCGATCGCTTTAAGGGCGTGTTTGATCGTCGTAAGCGGCAGATTCACCTATTTCAGCGCACAGTCCACGGCAGTTTCCAAGCGCAAGATACGGTGGTGGAGCTAGGCGATCCGCGTATTGAAGATCTGCTAGAGCCGGATTTATACTACCAACTCAAGGAAGAGCTGGATGTCTTGGAAGAAGTCGGCGATGACCTGGATCTAGACCTTGTGCATCAAGGCAAGATGACGCCAGTCTTTTTTGGCAGTGCGATGACTAATTTTGGGGTCAAGCTATTTCTAGAGTCGTTCCTAGACTATGCCCTCAAGCCAGGGTCTCGCCGTAGTAATCAAGGAGAGATTGCGCCCACGCATCCAGATTTTTCGGGATTCGTCTTTAAGCTGCAGGCGAATATGGATCCGAAACATCGCGATCGCATTGCCTTCATTCGTGTTTGTTCGGGCAAGTTTGAGAAAGACATGATCGTTAGCCATGCGCGATCGGGCAAAAACGTGCGGCTCTCCCATCCTCAAAAGCTGTTTGGGCAAGGAAGAGAATCCTTGGAAGAAGCCTATCCGGGGGATGTGATCGGTCTCAATAATCCCGGTGTATTTGCCATTGGCGACACGATCTACCTGGGCAAGAAGCTGGAGTATGAAGGGATTCCCTGCTTTTCACCGGAGTTGTTTGCCTACCTCAAAAATCCTAATCCCTCCAAGTTCAAGCAGTTCCGGAAGGGTGTGAAAGAATTGCGGGAAGAGGGGGCGGTGCAAATTATGTATTCTGCGGATGATGCTAAGCGAGATCCGATCTTGGCCGCCGTTGGACAACTGCAGTTTGAGGTGGTGCAGTTCCGTTTGCAGAATGAATATGGCGTGGAAACCCGATTAGAACCCTTGCCCTTCAGTGTAGCCCGCTGGGTGGGCGGCGGTTGGGAGGTGTTGGACAAGATCGGACGATTGTTCAACACGGTGACGGTGAAAGATAGCTGGGGACGTCCTGTGCTGCTTTTCCGGAATGAGTGGAACTGTCGGCAGGTGGAGGGTGAGCATCCCTCGTTAGATCTGCGTTCGATCGCGCCGGTGGTATCTGGACAGGAGCCGGAGGATCTCTAG
- the obgE gene encoding GTPase ObgE: MQFIDQAQIEVFAGDGGDGMAAFRREKYVPAGGPSGGNGGRGGSVILVADENLQTLLDFRYAHKFKAEPGKRGGSSNKTGANGSDRVIEVPCGTVITDVETGELLGDLVTPGQTLYVARGGKGGLGNRCFLSNHNRAPEHALPGLPGEHRVIKLELKLLAEVGIIGLPNAGKSTLISALSAARPKVADYPFTTLVPNLGVVRKPSGDGTVFADIPGLIEGAHAGAGLGHEFLRHIERTRLLLHLVDLTAADPVGDFRTIQAELQAYGHGLSDRPQVIALSKIDVLGLSSDDPVDDTVQDIIQQLQPHSIAPVQLISSGTRAGLDTLMEHVWQQLAALPAEPPAIPPPILAQTASEFHIPV, encoded by the coding sequence ATGCAGTTTATTGATCAGGCCCAGATTGAAGTCTTTGCGGGAGACGGAGGGGACGGCATGGCCGCCTTCCGCCGCGAAAAGTATGTTCCGGCTGGTGGTCCCTCGGGGGGCAATGGCGGTCGGGGCGGATCGGTCATTTTAGTGGCTGATGAAAATTTACAGACCCTCTTGGACTTCCGCTATGCCCATAAGTTTAAGGCAGAACCGGGTAAGCGCGGCGGGTCGAGCAATAAGACCGGTGCCAATGGCAGCGATCGCGTCATTGAAGTACCCTGCGGTACGGTGATTACCGATGTGGAAACGGGGGAACTGCTGGGAGATCTAGTAACGCCCGGCCAAACCCTTTATGTGGCGCGGGGCGGCAAAGGTGGCTTAGGAAATCGCTGCTTCTTGAGCAACCACAACCGCGCTCCAGAACATGCTTTGCCCGGTCTGCCCGGTGAGCATCGCGTCATCAAGCTGGAACTGAAGCTGCTGGCGGAAGTTGGCATTATTGGTCTGCCCAATGCGGGCAAATCCACCCTAATTTCTGCCCTGTCGGCGGCTCGTCCTAAGGTGGCGGATTATCCCTTCACCACCCTCGTGCCCAACCTCGGTGTGGTGCGTAAGCCATCGGGGGATGGTACCGTCTTTGCCGATATTCCAGGGCTGATCGAAGGAGCCCATGCCGGGGCTGGGCTGGGCCATGAATTTTTGCGCCACATCGAGCGGACTCGCCTGCTGCTGCATTTAGTAGATCTGACGGCTGCGGATCCCGTTGGCGATTTTCGTACCATTCAGGCTGAGCTGCAGGCCTATGGCCATGGCTTAAGCGATCGCCCCCAGGTCATCGCCCTCAGCAAGATTGATGTGTTGGGGCTCTCGTCTGACGATCCGGTTGACGATACCGTGCAGGACATCATCCAACAGCTTCAACCCCACAGCATTGCTCCCGTCCAATTGATTTCTTCGGGAACTCGTGCGGGTCTGGATACGCTGATGGAACATGTGTGGCAACAACTGGCTGCTCTACCTGCCGAGCCGCCCGCCATACCTCCGCCGATTCTGGCTCAGACGGCTAGTGAATTTCATATTCCGGTTTAG